The proteins below come from a single Balaenoptera acutorostrata chromosome 2, mBalAcu1.1, whole genome shotgun sequence genomic window:
- the LOC130707252 gene encoding LOW QUALITY PROTEIN: protein ENTREP3-like (The sequence of the model RefSeq protein was modified relative to this genomic sequence to represent the inferred CDS: inserted 1 base in 1 codon): MMPSPSDSSRSLTSRPSTRGLTHLRLHRPWLQALLTLGLAQVLLGILVVTFSMVASSVTTTESVKRSCPSWAGFSLAFSGVVGIVSWKRPFTLVISFFSLLSVLCVMLSMAGSVLSCKNAQLARDFQECILDGKVCGCCPPVPLLRPCPESGQELKVAPNSTCDEARGALKNLLFSVCGLTVCAAIICTLSAIVCCIQIFSLDLVHTLAPERSVSGPLGPLGRTSSPPAPLLHTMLDLEEFVPPVPPPPYYPPEYTCGSEADAQSITYNGSMDSPVPLYPTDCPPSYEAVMGLRGDSQATLFDPQLHDGSCICERVASIVDVSMDSGSLVLSAIGDLPGGSSPSEDSCLLELQGSVRSVDYVLFRSIQRSRAGYCLSLDCGLRGPFEDSPLPQRPPRAARSYSCSAPEAPPPLGAPTAARSCHRLEGWPPWVGPCFPELRRRVPRGGSRPAAAPPPRAPVRRFSDSSGSLTPPGHXPPQPAPRPPLLLPRSHSDPGITTSSDTAEFRDLYTKVLEEEAASISSADTGLCSEACLFRLARCPSPKLLRARSAEKRHPMPTFQKVPLPSGPAPAHSLGDLKGSWPGRGLVTRFLQMSRKAPDPNGNGAHGHKQVPRSPWGRPGRESLHLRSCGDLSSGSSLRRLLSGRRLERGTRPHSLSLNGGSQETGL, translated from the exons ATGATGCCCTCGCCTAGTGATTCCAGCCGCTCACTGACTAGCCGGCCCAGCACCCGGGGCCTTACCCACCTCCGCCTCCACCGACCCTGGCTGCAGGCTCTGCTCACGCTGGGGCTGGCTCAGGTGCTCCTGGGCATCCTGGTGGTCACCTTCAGCATGGTGGCCTCATCTGTCACCACCACCGAGAGCGTCAAGAGATCCTGCCCGTCTTGGGCTGGATTCTCGCTGGCGTTTTCCGGGGTGGTTGGCATTGTGTCTTGGAAGCGGCCGTTCACTCTAGTGATTTCCTTCTTCTCCTTGCTTTCGGTGCTCTGTGTCATGCTCAGCATGGCTGGCTCTGTTCTCTCCTGTAAAAACGCTCAGCTGGCCCGAGACTTCCAAGAATGCATCTTGGACGGAAAGGTCTGTGGGTGCTGCCCTCCTGTTCCTCTACTGCGGCCCTGTCCAGAGTCAGGGCAGGAACTGAAAGTTGCCCCTAACTCCACCTGTGATGAAGCCCGAGGGGCCCTCAAGAACTTGCTCTTTAGCGTCTGTGGGCTCACGGTATGTGCCGCCATAATCTGTACTCTCTCTGCTATTGTTTGCTGCATCCAAATCTTCTCCCTGGACCTTGTGCACACGTTGGCCCCTGAGCGCTCAGTCTCAGGTCCTCTGGGGCCTCTGGGCCGTACATCCtcgcccccagcccctctcctacACACCATGCTGGACTTGGAGGAATTTGTACCGCCTGTGCCCCCGCCGCCCTACTATCCCCCAGAGTACACCTGCGGCTCAGAAGCAGATGCACAGAGCATCACCTACAATGGCTCCATGGACAGCCCGGTGCCCTTGTATCCTACTGATTGCCCCCCTTCTTATGAGGCCGTCATGGGGCTACGAGGAGACAGCCAGGCCACTCTGTTTGATCCTCAGCTTCATGATGGCTCCTGCATCTGTGAGCGAGTGGCCTCCATTGTAGATGTGTCCATGGACAGCGGGTCTCTGGTGCTGTCAGCCATCGGTGACCTCCCTGGGGGCTCCAGCCCGTCGGAGGACTCGTGCCTGCTGGAGCTGCAGGGCTCCGTGCGCTCCGTTGACTACGTGCTCTTCCGCTCTATTCAGCGCAGCCGCGCCGGCTACTGCCTCAGCCTGGACTGCGGCCTGCGGGGCCCCTTTGAGgacagccccctgccccagcGGCCCCCGAGAGCTGCCCGCTCCTATTCCTGCTCTGCCCCCGAGGCCCCACCCCCGCTGGGTGCCCCCACAGCTGCCCGAAGCTGCCACCGGCTGGAGGGCTGGCCGCCTTGGGTGGGACCCTGCTTCCCCGAGCTGAGGCGGCGGGTCCCCCGGGGAGGCAGCCGGCCAGCTGCAGCCCCGCCCCCCCGAGCTCCGGTTCGCCGCTTCAGCGATAGCTCAGGTTCCCTCACCCCACCGGGGC AGCCTCCTCAGCCGGCTCCCCGACCACCGCTGCTGCTGCCACGGTCCCACAGTGACCCGGGCATCACCACCTCCAGCGACACCGCTGAATTCAGGGACCTTTATACCAAAGTGCTTGAGGAAGAAGCTGCTTCCATTTCCTCTGCAGATACAGGGCTCTGCTCTGAAGCCTGCCTCTTCCGTCTAGCCCGTTGCCCTTCCCCCAAGTTGCTACGTGCTCGCTCAGCCGAGAAACGGCACCCCATGCCCACCTTCCAGAAGGTCCCCCTGCCCTCGGGCCCTGCACCTGCCCACTCCCTGGGGGACCTGAAGGGCAGCTGGCCAGGCCGGGGCTTGGTCACTCGTTTCCTCCAGATGTCTAGGAAGGCCCCAGACCCCAATGGGAATGGAGCCCATGGACATAAGCAGGTGCCCCGGAGCCCATGGGGCCGGCCAGGCCGAGAGAGCCTCCACCTTCGCAGCTGCGGCGACCTCAGCTCCGGCTCCTCCCTGAGACGCCTCCTGTCTGGCCGCAGGCTGGAGCGCGGCACCCGCCCCCACAGCCTCAGCCTTAATGGGGGCAGCCAGGAGACTGGGCTCTGA
- the LOC103006483 gene encoding zinc finger protein 709-like translates to MDSLAFEDVAVNFTLEEWVLLDSSQRKLYRDVMRENFQNLVSVETKQEDHDIEDQYKNQGRKLRSPRVEILSGSKGSIFCEENFTLIPTLNLKKKIPGLKPWECSACAKVFMHHSSFNRHMKCHIEDKPREYQKYHEKVYKCKECGKAFISPSSLRTHERSHTGAKPYACEQCGKVFRYQKSFRLHKRTHTGEKPYECKECGKAFMWETTFRKHMVTHTGDLPYKCQKCEKAFIYPSCLRMHESSHNGEKPYQCKQCGKAFKSPETIQIHERIHRGEKLYECKQCGKAFNHFSSLQLHKRHHTGETPYVCKTCSKVLNTARSLRNHERIHTGEKPYECKECGKAFTWKITLQKHMITHTGDGPYKCKECERVFINPSSLKTHERSHTGEKPYQCEQCGKSYRYPAVLKIHRRTHT, encoded by the exons ATG GACTCATTGGCCTTTGAGGATGTGGCTGTGAACTTCACCCTGGAGGAGTGGGTTTTACTGGATTCCTCACAGAGGAAACTCTACAGAGATGTGATGCGGGAAAACTTCCAGAACCTGGTCTCAGTAG aaacaaaacaggaagatCATGACATTGAAGATCAGTACAAAAACCAGGGGAGAAAATTAAG AAGTCCTAGGGTAGAGATACTCTCTGGAAGTAAAGGCAGTATTTTCTGTGAAGAAAACTTCACCCTTATTCCAACTCTCAATCTGAAGAAGAAAATTCCTGGTTTAAAACCATGGGAATGCAGTGCATGTGCAAAGGTCTTCATGCATCATTCATCCTTTAATAGACATATGAAATGTCACATTGAAGACAAACCAAGAGAGTATCAAAAGTACCATGAGAAGGTGTataaatgtaaagaatgtgggaaagcATTCATTTCTCCTAGTTCTCTTAGAACACATGAAAGGAGTCACACTGGAGCGAAGCCCTATGCATGTGAACAATGTGGAAAAGTCTTTCGATATCAAAAATCCTTCCGACTACACAAAAGAACTCACacaggggagaaaccctatgaatgtaaggaatgtgggaaagccttcatgTGGGAAACAACTTTTCGAAAACACATGGTAACTCACACTGGAGATTTACCTTATAAATGTCAGAAATGTGAGAAAGCATTCATTTATCCCAGTTGTCTTCGAATGCACGAAAGCAGTCACAATGGAGAGAAACCCTATCAATGTAAAcaatgtggaaaagcctttaaaagtcctgaaactattcaaatacatgaaagaattcaCAGAGGAGAGAAACTCTATGAATGTAAGCAGTGTGGTAAAGCCTTCAATCATTTCAGTTCCTTACAGCTACACAAAAGACATCACACAGGAGAGACACCGTATGTGTGTAAAACATGTTCTAAAGTATTGAATACTGCCCGGTCTCTTCGAAATCATGAAAGGATCcacactggagaaaaaccctatgaatgtaaggaatgtgggaaagccttcacaTGGAAAATAACCCTTCAGAAACACATGATAACACACACTGGAGATGGACCTTATAAATGTAAAGAATGTGAGAGAGTATTCATTAATCCCAGTTCTcttaaaacacatgaaaggagtcacactggagagaaaccatatcAATGTGAACAATGTGGTAAAAGTTATAGATATCCAGCAGTTTTGAAAATACATCGAAGGACCCATACTTGa